In Gemmatimonadaceae bacterium, one genomic interval encodes:
- a CDS encoding ATP-grasp domain-containing protein, with amino-acid sequence MSTTVRETVAITGMNAGDNPAPGVGVARSLRLDPTFAGRVIGLGYDALDAGFYTQGLLDGGGILPYPSMGADAFLASMRTLTARFGIRALIPNLDSELRAVSTLEPDLAAEGIGTCVPSLDAIERASKPQLPQLAAAAGISIPDSEAVSSVDGIARIGQHFGFPMVVKGVYYGAWVVESEASAIAAFHHFAATWGVPVIFQRHVAGDEYNVCALGDGRGNMVGAVAMRKLVVTDKGKGWAGVTVSNPLLITLAAKIIGALRWRGPMEVEVLVSGRGEALTDLHVIEINPRFPAWVYLTAAAGQNLPAMCARMALGYPTPTALAPYQAGRMFVRIAMDQIADVSAFGHLSATGILPEPPRVTQ; translated from the coding sequence GTGAGCACGACGGTCCGGGAAACGGTGGCGATAACGGGGATGAACGCTGGCGACAACCCGGCGCCTGGCGTGGGCGTGGCCCGTTCGCTGCGGTTGGACCCGACGTTTGCCGGCCGCGTGATTGGACTGGGCTACGACGCGCTCGATGCGGGGTTTTACACCCAAGGCTTGTTGGATGGCGGTGGCATCCTGCCCTACCCGTCCATGGGCGCGGACGCGTTTCTGGCCAGCATGCGCACGCTTACCGCACGCTTCGGCATTCGTGCCCTCATCCCGAATCTCGATTCCGAACTGCGCGCCGTCAGCACCCTGGAGCCGGATCTGGCCGCCGAAGGCATCGGGACCTGCGTGCCGTCGCTGGACGCCATTGAGCGCGCATCCAAGCCGCAGTTGCCACAGCTGGCCGCTGCTGCCGGCATCAGCATTCCGGATTCCGAAGCCGTCAGTTCGGTGGACGGCATTGCCCGCATTGGACAGCACTTCGGATTTCCGATGGTAGTCAAAGGCGTGTACTACGGCGCCTGGGTTGTGGAAAGCGAAGCGAGTGCCATCGCCGCCTTTCACCACTTCGCCGCCACGTGGGGGGTGCCGGTGATCTTCCAGCGCCATGTGGCCGGTGACGAGTACAATGTGTGCGCCTTGGGTGACGGGCGTGGCAACATGGTTGGCGCGGTGGCGATGCGAAAATTGGTGGTCACCGACAAGGGCAAGGGGTGGGCTGGCGTCACGGTGTCCAATCCGCTCCTCATCACGTTGGCGGCGAAAATCATCGGCGCGCTCCGGTGGCGCGGCCCCATGGAAGTGGAAGTGCTGGTGAGTGGCCGCGGCGAGGCCCTGACCGACTTGCACGTGATCGAGATCAATCCGCGGTTCCCGGCCTGGGTATATCTCACAGCCGCCGCCGGTCAGAACCTGCCGGCGATGTGCGCCCGCATGGCACTGGGCTATCCCACACCGACCGCGCTGGCTCCGTATCAGGCGGGTCGCATGTTCGTGCGTATTGCCATGGACCAGATCGCCGACGTGAGCGCGTTCGGTCACCTCTCGGCCACCGGCATTCTTCCTGAACCGCCACGGGTGACGCAGTGA
- a CDS encoding urea transporter, which produces MSASSPARVLMESALRPFAQTLLSRDLGTGLLVLLAIATQPRLGVFTVVAVAVSQVAVRAMGLGEMAVREGIAACAAILTTLALVSTLGEVTWSMVIGAAVLSVFVTTALQALFSRVLLPPLAVPFVASAWIALLASRVWPPMSGAASSLIFAARIPTAWPGADWLNIPASMIYVHGAVAGLLVLAAIAWHSRIALLLAMFGAAGAAIARAMFRPDVLWSDIDTMAAFNAMLTAMALGGVWFVPHVTSIALALIGAMLTAVLTWALSPVAGALGLPLLSLPFAITTLLVLLAARMREHDRWPTSAVPADRPEDALTSHLMRIRRFGDFAWLPFRLPFRGAWVVTQAHNGAHTHKGPWRFAFDFEVASHDGRTYDGAGTEVTDFRCYGLPILAAGTGTVEQIIDGVPDNAVGGVNARDNWGNTVVMAHGANLFSVYAHLRSGSIRVKVGDRVKAGAELGRCGNSGRSLTPHLHFQVQRGAVLGSETVPADFGDVITRHVNTAALAHRVIPMEGDTVRPIVRDDVLARALAFPAGSEWLFEDPLTGRREHARVEVDLYSRLVLQSDAARVYLEVYDTGLVVIAFDGSRQSLLRSLPLALARMPFDQESSITWSDRVPRRLMSTWASAFVELLAVVAPGWTDHEIRYQARRHEGTVVVEGTTSRYRTRTVVSFSDAPHRIEVRNVRDELLRTVIFHPVSAAPAEHSA; this is translated from the coding sequence GTGAGTGCGTCGTCCCCGGCGCGGGTGTTGATGGAGAGCGCGCTGCGCCCTTTCGCGCAGACGTTGTTGTCGCGCGACCTGGGGACCGGATTGCTGGTGCTGCTGGCGATTGCCACGCAGCCACGACTGGGCGTGTTCACCGTGGTGGCGGTGGCGGTGTCACAGGTTGCCGTTCGGGCGATGGGTCTGGGTGAGATGGCTGTACGCGAGGGGATCGCGGCGTGCGCCGCCATACTCACCACGCTGGCCCTGGTTTCCACACTGGGTGAGGTCACGTGGTCGATGGTGATTGGTGCGGCCGTGCTGTCGGTATTCGTCACAACCGCGCTGCAGGCATTGTTCAGTCGAGTCTTGTTGCCACCGCTGGCTGTGCCGTTCGTCGCCTCGGCGTGGATTGCGTTACTGGCATCGCGCGTGTGGCCGCCGATGTCCGGTGCCGCATCTTCCTTGATTTTTGCCGCACGCATCCCGACCGCCTGGCCGGGGGCGGATTGGTTGAATATCCCGGCGTCGATGATCTATGTGCACGGCGCGGTGGCGGGGCTGCTGGTGCTCGCGGCCATCGCCTGGCACAGTCGTATTGCCCTGCTATTGGCGATGTTCGGCGCGGCCGGTGCCGCGATCGCCCGCGCGATGTTCCGTCCGGACGTGTTGTGGTCGGACATCGATACCATGGCCGCGTTCAATGCCATGCTCACGGCGATGGCCCTGGGCGGGGTGTGGTTTGTGCCCCATGTGACGTCCATCGCGCTGGCGTTGATCGGCGCCATGCTGACCGCCGTGTTGACCTGGGCGCTCAGTCCAGTGGCCGGTGCGCTGGGACTGCCGCTGTTGTCACTGCCCTTCGCCATCACCACCCTGTTGGTGCTGTTGGCGGCCCGCATGCGCGAGCACGATCGATGGCCCACATCGGCGGTGCCGGCCGATCGTCCAGAGGACGCGTTGACGTCACACCTTATGCGCATCCGTCGGTTTGGTGACTTTGCGTGGCTGCCGTTCCGTCTGCCATTCCGCGGTGCGTGGGTGGTGACGCAAGCGCACAACGGTGCCCATACGCACAAGGGCCCGTGGCGCTTTGCCTTTGACTTTGAAGTGGCGTCGCACGATGGCCGGACGTACGACGGTGCGGGAACTGAGGTCACCGACTTCCGGTGTTACGGCCTGCCGATTCTGGCCGCGGGCACCGGCACCGTGGAGCAGATCATCGACGGTGTGCCGGACAACGCGGTGGGCGGCGTGAATGCGCGCGACAACTGGGGCAATACCGTCGTCATGGCGCACGGCGCCAATCTGTTCTCGGTGTATGCCCATTTGCGTTCGGGATCCATTCGCGTGAAGGTTGGCGACCGCGTGAAAGCCGGCGCGGAACTTGGCCGCTGCGGCAACTCCGGGCGCTCCCTCACACCTCACTTGCACTTTCAGGTGCAGCGCGGCGCTGTGTTGGGTAGTGAAACCGTTCCGGCGGACTTTGGCGATGTCATCACGCGGCACGTGAATACCGCCGCCCTGGCGCACCGCGTGATACCGATGGAAGGCGATACAGTGCGTCCCATCGTTCGCGATGACGTCCTGGCGCGCGCCTTGGCATTTCCCGCGGGTTCCGAGTGGCTGTTCGAGGATCCGCTCACGGGTCGACGGGAACACGCGCGGGTTGAGGTCGACCTGTACAGTCGACTGGTCCTGCAATCCGATGCCGCGCGCGTCTACCTGGAAGTCTATGACACCGGCTTGGTCGTCATCGCGTTCGACGGCTCGCGCCAGTCGCTGTTGCGCAGCCTGCCGCTGGCACTGGCGCGCATGCCGTTCGATCAGGAATCCTCCATTACCTGGAGTGATCGCGTGCCCCGTCGCCTGATGTCCACCTGGGCCAGCGCCTTCGTGGAGCTGCTGGCGGTGGTGGCTCCGGGCTGGACCGACCACGAGATCCGCTATCAGGCCCGACGCCACGAAGGCACGGTGGTGGTGGAAGGAACCACCAGTCGATATCGCACACGCACCGTGGTGTCGTTCAGTGATGCGCCGCACCGGATCGAGGTGCGCAATGTGCGCGACGAGTTGCTGCGCACCGTGATCTTTCATCCCGTGTCGGCGGCACCGGCGGAGCATTCAGCATGA
- a CDS encoding HPr-rel-A system PqqD family peptide chaperone, translating into MLDTSRLRDLAVSDAGFVFDPTTGHTYNINPTALFVLNALKAGDAPEAIVTNLQASFDVELESDLARDVGDFVSRLRENGLVR; encoded by the coding sequence ATGCTCGATACCTCCCGCCTGCGCGATCTGGCCGTCAGCGATGCCGGTTTTGTGTTCGACCCGACCACGGGTCACACGTACAACATCAATCCCACCGCCTTGTTCGTGCTGAACGCCCTCAAGGCCGGTGACGCGCCTGAGGCGATCGTGACGAACTTGCAGGCCTCGTTCGACGTCGAACTGGAATCCGACCTGGCGCGCGATGTCGGCGATTTCGTTTCGCGACTTCGCGAGAACGGACTGGTGCGGTGA
- a CDS encoding tetratricopeptide repeat protein yields MSSIVSPRVAVGVGILLALAWPSAQAQGTRAPSLYRESYALEAKREYPAALAKVREAKQAGSNAYFANLRMGWLSYLAGDYVASAASYADAVTAEPKAIEPKLGRTLPLLAAGNWRELERACREVLSLDAQNVSALSRLAIAQYNSGNFADAAASYRKLIDAYPSDLDFKTGLGWALLKQGRTGDARPLFEAVLAVSPDNLNALKGLGR; encoded by the coding sequence ATGAGCAGCATCGTATCCCCGCGTGTCGCGGTTGGCGTTGGTATCCTGTTGGCACTCGCGTGGCCGTCGGCGCAAGCGCAGGGCACTCGTGCCCCTTCGCTCTATCGTGAGTCGTACGCGCTGGAGGCCAAGCGCGAGTACCCGGCCGCCCTGGCCAAGGTACGCGAAGCGAAACAAGCGGGCAGCAATGCGTATTTCGCCAATCTCCGCATGGGATGGCTGTCCTATCTCGCGGGTGACTATGTCGCGTCGGCCGCCAGTTATGCGGACGCGGTGACGGCCGAACCCAAGGCCATCGAACCGAAGCTCGGGCGCACATTGCCCTTGCTCGCTGCCGGCAACTGGCGCGAACTCGAACGCGCGTGTCGTGAGGTGCTGTCGCTCGACGCGCAGAATGTGAGTGCGTTATCCCGGCTGGCCATCGCGCAATACAACAGCGGGAATTTCGCGGATGCGGCCGCGAGTTACCGAAAGCTCATTGACGCGTATCCGTCCGATCTCGATTTCAAGACGGGACTGGGCTGGGCGCTACTCAAGCAGGGTCGTACGGGCGACGCGCGACCGCTGTTCGAGGCCGTGCTGGCCGTGTCGCCGGACAACCTGAATGCGTTGAAGGGGCTGGGGCGCTAG
- a CDS encoding TlpA family protein disulfide reductase, with protein MSSFHRLLRWRHWSTLMVVAISLWALPRLLPHVGALVGIRSRDASIPTFTVHTLSGATLSTDSLRGKVVLVNVWATWCIPCRAEMPLLESTWKRHRDAGLVLLGASVDRGDPAIVREFVASRGITYPISIVSGEVIAALGGVQGYPTSVLIGRDGRVRHRVMGPIGPVSLEPAIRKALSEPAGTTPAGQPRS; from the coding sequence ATGTCCTCATTCCATCGCCTGCTTCGCTGGCGGCACTGGTCCACGCTGATGGTCGTCGCCATCTCGCTCTGGGCGTTGCCGCGACTGTTGCCGCATGTGGGCGCGCTGGTGGGCATTCGGTCGCGAGATGCCAGCATACCGACCTTTACCGTGCACACGCTCAGCGGCGCGACGCTGTCAACGGACAGTCTGCGCGGCAAGGTCGTGCTGGTGAATGTGTGGGCGACATGGTGCATACCGTGTCGCGCGGAAATGCCGCTGCTGGAGTCCACCTGGAAGCGGCATCGCGACGCCGGACTGGTCTTGCTGGGCGCGTCGGTTGACCGCGGCGATCCCGCCATCGTGCGCGAGTTCGTCGCCTCACGCGGCATCACCTACCCGATCAGCATCGTCAGTGGCGAGGTGATCGCCGCCTTGGGCGGCGTGCAGGGTTATCCGACGTCGGTGCTCATTGGGCGCGACGGGCGCGTGCGGCATCGAGTGATGGGGCCGATCGGGCCGGTGTCGCTGGAACCGGCTATTCGAAAGGCACTGAGCGAACCGGCCGGCACGACACCGGCCGGTCAACCGCGATCATGA
- a CDS encoding diaminopimelate decarboxylase: MKPRYERPIIVRHMVGGPNKFGSQPAARVYDRFEGVPVADLVAQYGSPLMLFSERVLRERYRELRDQLAARIPRFTLAWSYKTNYLGAICRVLHQEGAWAEVVSGLEYQMALRLGMPPRQILFNGPAKSEADLELAFRGGSVVHFDHLDEIALAERVAERLGIKPEVGLRVNMSDLPVQTWDRFGFNLENGTALEAAKRIVRRGFFDLRTLHTHVGTFVQDADAYRLAVRGLGTLARQLRDELGVQIDTLDMGGGLASRNTLQSQYLPGEQSTPSFAKYVERVATGLEETYGSEEWPRIVFESGRALVDDAGVMVATVVGNKRLTDGRRAVVLDAGVNILPTAYWYRHDVYPAQAVHGTAEPTVFVGPLCMNIDVVRDRIQFPPLRAGDRVVVDRIGAYNVTQWMQFIAARPNVVMVSESGQHAVIRQAETIETLVQQERMPGWLA; encoded by the coding sequence GTGAAACCGCGCTATGAACGTCCCATCATCGTGCGCCACATGGTGGGCGGCCCGAACAAGTTCGGCTCGCAACCGGCCGCACGCGTCTACGATCGTTTCGAAGGCGTACCCGTGGCCGATCTGGTCGCACAGTACGGCTCGCCGTTGATGCTGTTCTCCGAACGGGTGTTACGCGAGCGCTATCGCGAATTGCGGGATCAGCTCGCGGCGCGTATTCCCCGCTTCACGCTGGCCTGGTCGTACAAGACCAACTATCTGGGCGCCATCTGTCGGGTACTGCATCAGGAGGGCGCGTGGGCTGAAGTGGTGTCGGGACTCGAGTACCAGATGGCGCTGCGACTCGGCATGCCGCCGCGTCAAATCCTGTTCAACGGACCCGCCAAGAGCGAGGCCGACCTGGAGCTGGCGTTTCGCGGCGGGTCGGTGGTGCACTTCGATCACCTCGATGAAATCGCCCTGGCCGAGCGCGTGGCGGAACGCCTGGGCATCAAGCCCGAAGTGGGGCTGCGCGTGAATATGTCGGACCTGCCGGTGCAGACGTGGGATCGCTTTGGCTTCAATCTCGAGAACGGCACGGCGCTGGAAGCGGCCAAGCGCATTGTCCGACGCGGCTTCTTTGACCTGCGTACGCTGCACACTCACGTGGGCACGTTTGTCCAGGACGCCGACGCGTACCGACTGGCTGTGCGCGGATTGGGGACGTTGGCGCGACAGCTGCGCGACGAGTTGGGGGTGCAGATCGACACGCTGGACATGGGCGGTGGACTGGCGTCACGCAATACGCTGCAATCGCAGTACCTGCCGGGCGAGCAGAGTACGCCGTCATTTGCCAAGTACGTGGAACGCGTGGCCACCGGACTGGAAGAGACGTACGGCAGCGAAGAATGGCCGCGTATTGTGTTCGAGTCGGGCCGAGCGCTGGTGGACGATGCCGGTGTCATGGTGGCGACGGTGGTGGGCAACAAGCGACTCACCGATGGACGGCGGGCGGTGGTGCTCGACGCCGGCGTGAATATCCTGCCCACCGCCTACTGGTATCGTCACGACGTCTATCCCGCGCAGGCCGTGCATGGCACCGCCGAGCCGACGGTGTTTGTGGGGCCGCTGTGCATGAATATCGATGTGGTGCGTGATCGCATTCAGTTCCCGCCGCTCCGTGCCGGTGACCGTGTGGTGGTGGATCGCATCGGCGCGTACAACGTGACACAATGGATGCAGTTCATCGCCGCGCGTCCCAACGTGGTGATGGTGTCGGAGTCGGGACAGCACGCCGTGATACGCCAGGCCGAAACCATCGAGACGCTGGTGCAGCAGGAACGCATGCCGGGTTGGCTGGCGTGA